Proteins from a single region of Punica granatum isolate Tunisia-2019 chromosome 8, ASM765513v2, whole genome shotgun sequence:
- the LOC116188367 gene encoding nascent polypeptide-associated complex subunit beta-like encodes MNREKLMKMAGSVRTGGKGTMRRKKKAVHKATTTDDKRLQSTLKRIGVNTIPAIEEVNIFKDEVVIQFMNPKVQASIAANTWVVSGTPTTKKLTDILPGIFNQLGTDNLENLKKLAEQLKKQGPGGADAKEEDDDEVPELVAGETFEAAAEEAKAAA; translated from the exons ATGAATAGGGAGAAGCTTATGAAGATGGCGGGTTCCGTCCGCACTGGCGGGAAGGGTACCATGAGAAG AAAGAAGAAGGCTGTTCACAAGGCAACGACCACAGATGACAAAAGGCTTCAGAGTACTCTGAAGAGAATTGGCGTAAATACTATTCCAGCAATTGAGGAGGTTAACATATTTAAGGATGAAGTAGTCATCCAGTTTATGAACCCTAAAG ttcaGGCCTCTATTGCAGCAAATACATGGGTTGTTAGTGGGACTCCAACAACAAAGA AATTGACGGACATCCTCCCAGGTATCTTCAACCAATTAG GGACAGATAACTTggagaacttgaagaagctcGCAGAGCAGTTAAAGAAGCAGGGTCCTGGTGGGGCCGATGCCAAGGAGGAGGACGACGATGAAGTGCCCGAGCTTGTTGCCGGAGAGACCTTCGAAGCCGCTGCAGAGGAGGCTAAGGCGGCCGCCTAG